Proteins from a genomic interval of Microbacterium abyssi:
- the leuA gene encoding 2-isopropylmalate synthase has protein sequence MQNSQRPSAMPIHKYRPFHEQIKVDLPDRTWPSQRITEAPRWCAVDLRDGNQALIDPMSPERKRVMFELLVSMGYKEIEVGFPSASQTDFDFVRQLIEEDLIPDDVTIQVLTQAREHLIERTYESIAGAKQAIVHLYNSTSILQRDVVFRTDKQGIIDIALEGARLCREYEKTVPGTTVYYEYSPESYTGTELEFALDICNQVIEIFEPAPDRKVIINLPATVEMASPNVYADSIEWMSRHLNHRENIILSLHPHNDRGTAVAAAELGYMAGADRIEGCLFGNGERTGNVDLVALGINMFTQGIDPQIDFSDIDQVKRTVEYCNQLPVPERSPWAGDLVFTAFSGSHQDAIKKGFEAMETRAAAEGSTVDEIEWAVPYLPIDPKDLGRSYEAVIRVNSQSGKGGVAYLLKTDHSIDLPRKLQIEFSGVVQSKTDSEGGEVTSDQIWSIFHDEYLPADDSDAKWGRFELLATQTRSDMSGEVVLDVTVRDGETQHAVTGQGNGPVAAFVEVLRGQGFDITVYDYVEHALSAGGDAQAAAYVELQVDDQRLWGVGIDGDISTASLKAIVSGVNRAIRTREPQLAAV, from the coding sequence ATGCAGAACTCCCAGCGCCCGTCCGCAATGCCGATCCACAAGTACCGGCCGTTCCACGAGCAGATCAAGGTCGACCTCCCCGACCGCACCTGGCCGTCGCAGCGCATCACCGAGGCGCCCCGCTGGTGCGCGGTCGACTTGCGCGACGGCAACCAGGCCCTCATCGATCCGATGTCCCCCGAGCGCAAACGCGTCATGTTCGAGCTGCTCGTCAGCATGGGATACAAGGAGATCGAGGTCGGCTTCCCCTCAGCGAGCCAGACCGACTTCGACTTCGTGCGCCAGCTGATCGAAGAGGACCTCATCCCCGACGATGTCACGATCCAGGTGCTGACGCAGGCGCGCGAGCACCTGATCGAGCGCACCTACGAGTCGATAGCCGGTGCCAAGCAGGCCATCGTGCACCTGTACAACTCGACCAGCATCCTGCAGCGCGACGTCGTTTTCCGCACCGACAAGCAAGGCATCATCGACATCGCGCTCGAGGGCGCGCGGCTGTGCCGCGAGTACGAGAAGACCGTGCCCGGAACGACTGTGTACTACGAGTACTCGCCGGAGAGCTACACGGGCACCGAGCTGGAGTTCGCGCTCGACATCTGCAACCAGGTGATCGAGATCTTCGAGCCGGCGCCGGACCGCAAGGTCATCATCAACCTGCCCGCCACGGTCGAGATGGCGTCGCCGAATGTGTACGCCGACTCGATCGAGTGGATGAGCCGCCACCTGAATCACCGCGAGAACATCATCCTGTCGCTGCACCCCCACAACGACCGCGGCACCGCCGTAGCCGCAGCGGAGCTCGGCTACATGGCCGGCGCCGACCGCATCGAGGGATGCCTGTTCGGCAACGGTGAGCGCACCGGCAACGTCGACCTGGTGGCGCTGGGCATCAACATGTTCACGCAGGGCATCGACCCGCAGATCGACTTCAGCGACATCGACCAGGTCAAGCGCACGGTCGAGTACTGCAACCAGCTGCCCGTCCCGGAGCGCAGCCCGTGGGCGGGCGACCTGGTCTTCACCGCGTTCAGCGGATCGCATCAGGACGCCATCAAGAAGGGCTTCGAGGCGATGGAGACCCGCGCGGCTGCCGAGGGCAGCACCGTGGACGAGATCGAGTGGGCCGTGCCGTACCTGCCCATCGACCCGAAGGACCTCGGCCGCTCTTACGAGGCCGTCATCCGCGTCAATTCGCAGTCCGGCAAGGGCGGCGTCGCGTATCTGCTGAAGACGGACCACTCGATCGACCTGCCGCGGAAGCTCCAGATCGAGTTCTCCGGCGTCGTGCAGTCCAAGACCGACAGCGAGGGCGGCGAGGTCACCAGCGACCAGATCTGGTCGATCTTCCACGACGAGTACCTGCCCGCCGACGACTCCGACGCGAAGTGGGGCCGGTTCGAGCTGCTCGCCACGCAGACCCGCAGCGACATGTCCGGCGAGGTCGTGCTCGACGTCACGGTGCGCGACGGCGAGACCCAGCACGCCGTCACCGGCCAGGGCAACGGGCCCGTCGCCGCATTCGTGGAGGTGCTGCGCGGTCAGGGCTTCGACATCACCGTCTACGACTACGTCGAGCACGCTCTCAGCGCCGGCGGCGACGCGCAGGCAGCGGCGTACGTCGAGCTGCAGGTCGACGACCAGCGCCTGTGGGGTGTCGGCATCGACGGGGACATCTCGACCGCGAGCCTGAAGGCGATCGTGTCTGGCGTGAACCGCGCCATTCGCACGCGGGAGCCGCAGCTCGCGGCCGTGTGA